One window from the genome of Perca flavescens isolate YP-PL-M2 chromosome 17, PFLA_1.0, whole genome shotgun sequence encodes:
- the si:dkey-22n8.3 gene encoding mucin-17 isoform X3: MAAAFVRRGIGLCCINRELCRVVWRRQTALFSSKPSDRQPPRRTHIKKAKPQPAVDVAKLLEQLFSQRRPGTAPPAGKARPAKASSVPTQPPSTSSVMVSTPNAPPLSKTEPTVSVFPAASSFKHVDADSLLYVTLSTTSGSSPSSTTPASLGSEAAAIECQTSAETIKTKVETATEPVELKPAKALPLSARTVEANAETSSFPAATREPIIETRIESRVEPRLSPAETPEVRAAVVEGPVEPTVDAPTEAVQTKRADSGVVDVSHTAKEEPLIETTIESPVEASRFPVETLETRADVVERPVEPTIDVIVDAAAQKVERKSPDLRAVDISHTATVEPVLETTVEPSLETSTSPLETLENRAALVECAVERTVDGPAQAVQTNSTDSGVVDVSQTTKEDPLIETTIESPVEASHFPVETLESRAALVECAVERTVDATVDAPAQAVQTNSTGPVNLLHTAEGERLIETTIKPSVEAGSSPLEALESRSAVAEGSVETTIEAEADTAPQAVQTNSTDSGPAEEEPLIETIEPAAEASCSSVSEGTIEPTIETEAADNLPRTALIKNAQESAPLPLKNESTVESRSESVAVEEGVSQSEEITFESVTLHVDQALVGSLKTDELLRTKSMLDEKAEKTFQELSVQTGIGADDKAAAETENSSKDESEILTDVLLHRDSLSEDLQEGGSGTLVKERLCHVPAVLSETRGTLKTSSASNPPVGAHGESLQTEEKAPETEAMTLESITSAKGKAEVGGLETDVLRETRNAVENEAVALAKEEKMKVTATIEDVAVFEDTEADILTLDSISEATDAIQAETAVKLEATFGPEQGPRQSPDALLFNQKVGQLDEATGQEAEKESGEQQANFLEAMSLKSLTLAEDEASVGTLENGSLSETTNYLEKESEIVAGEKRMEVDNMVASEETSEALKIESLSQSEAGILSEDLQTDALMDELLSSVSGHVTGLTEHVRADILDATVASGSVDVVDTATAVTATAVTATAVTATAVTCDYPASPALKEEPLEEDQAQAEAFLVD, translated from the exons ATGGCCGCTGCATTTGTCAGAAGAGGAATAGGATTATGC tgtattaacagggagTTGTGCAGAGTGGTATGGAGGCGGCAAACTGCACTGTTCAGCTCCAAACCATCAGACAGACAACCCCCCCGCAGGACACACATCA AGAAAGCCAAGCCTCAGCCAGCGGTGGATGTCGCTAAACTCCTGGAGCAGCTCTTCTCCCAGCGCAGGCCGGGCACGGCGCCTCCTGCTGGTAAAG CTCGACCTGCCAAAGCCTCCTCCGTTCCTACCCAACCTCCTTCCACCTCCTcagtgatggtctccaccccaAATGCTCCTCCTTTGTCAAAGACTGAACCAACAGTGTCCGTCTTTCCTGCTGCTTCTAGTTTTAAACACGTTGATGCTGATAGTCTTTTGTATGTGACTCTTTCTACAACCTCAGGTTCCTCTCCAAGCAGCACAACACCGGCATCGTTAGGATCAGAAGCAGCGGCGATAGAATGCCAAACCTCGGCTGAAACAATAAAAACCAAAGTAGAAACGGCCACGGAGCCAGTTGAACTCAAACCTGCCAAAGCACTGCCCTTATCAGCCCGCACGGTGGAGGCCAACGCAGAGACATCATCTTTTCCAGCTGCTACACGAGAACCCATAATAGAAACTAGAATAGAATCACGAGTAGAGCCGCGCCTATCTCCTGCGGAAACACCAGAAGTTAGAGCTGCTGTTGTTGAAGGTCCCGTAGAGCCTACCGTAGATGCTCCAACTGAGGCAGTACAAACCAAACGCGCAGACTCAGGAGTGGTGGATGTCTCACACACTGCCAAAGAAGAACCCCTAATAGAAACTACAATAGAATCCCCAGTAGAAGCCAGCCGTTTTCCTGTGGAAACACTAGAAACTAGAGCCGACGTTGTAGAGCGTCCAGTAGAGCCTACGATAGACGTCATAGTAGATGCAGCAGCTCAGAAAGTAGAAAGAAAAAGCCCAGATTTAAGAGCGGTTGACATTTCACACACTGCAACAGTAGAACCTGTGTTAGAAACTACAGTTGAACCGTCACTAGAGACCAGCACCTCTCCTCTGGAAACACTAGAGAATAGAGCTGCTCTTGTTGAATGTGCAGTAGAGCGTACAGTAGACGGTCCAGCTCAAGCAGTACAAAccaacagcacagactcaggagTGGTTGATGTCTCACAAACTACCAAAGAAGACCCCCTAATAGAAACTACAATAGAATCCCCGGTAGAAGCCAGCCATTTTCCTGTGGAAACACTAGAGAGTAGAGCTGCTCTTGTCGAATGTGCAGTAGAGCGTACAGTAGATGCAACAGTAGATGCTCCAGCTCAAGCGGTACAAACCAACAGCACAGGTCCTGTTAATCTCTTGCACACTGCTGAAGGAGAACGCTTAATAGAAACTACAATAAAGCCATCAGTAGAGGCCGGCTCCTCTCCTCTGGAAGCACTAGAGAGCAGATCTGCTGTTGCTGAGGGGTCAGTAGAAACTACAATAGAGGCAGAAGCAGATACAGCACCTCAAGCAGTACAAAccaacagcacagactcaggtccTGCTGAAGAAGAACCTTTAATAGAAACCATAGAACCAGCAGCAGAGGCCAGCTGCTCTTCTGTTTCTGAAGGTACAATAGAGCCTACGATAGAAACTGAAGCCGCTGATAACCTCCCACGCACTGCCTTAATCAAAAATGCCCAAGAATCTGCGCCCTTGCCTTTGAAAAACGAATCTACAGTAGAATCACGCTCAGAAAGTGTcgctgtggaggagggagtGAGCCAGTCTGAAGAAATTACGTTCGAATCAGTAACGCTCCATGTAGACCAGGCTCTGGTAGGGTCTTTAAAAACCGATGAGCTCCTCCGAACAAAATCGATGCTCGatgaaaaggcagaaaaaacgTTTCAAGAGTTGTCAGTCCAGACGGGGATCGGAGCCGATGACAAAGCCGCAGCTGAAACGGAGAATTCAAGCAAAGACGAGAGCGAGATTTTAACTGACGTTCTTTTACATCGGGACTCTCTGTCTGAGGATCTTCAAGAAGGAGGAAGCGGCACTTTGGTGAAAGAGCGTCTCTGTCACGTTCCTGCGGTGCTTTCCGAAACTCGTGGCACGTTAAAAACCAGTTCAGCCTCCAATCCACCTGTAGGAGCACATGGAGAGTCTTTGCAGACGGAGGAGAAGGCACCCGAAACAGAAGCCATGACGCTGGAATCTATAACTTCAGCGAAAGGGAAGGCTGAAGTTGGAGGCCTTGAAACTGATGTACTGCGAGAAACGAGGAATGCAGTCGAGAACGAAGCTGTTGCACTAGCAAAAGAGGAGAAGATGAAAGTTACTGCCACAATAGAAGACGTTGCAGTTTTCGAGGACACAGAGGCTGACATTTTAACACTTGATTCTATCTCTGAAGCCACCGATGCAATACAAGCAGAAACAGCTGTTAAGCTGGAGGCCACGTTCGGTCCTGAGCAAGGACCGAGGCAGTCTCCTGACGCTTTACTTTTTAACCAAAAAGTGGGGCAACTGGATGAAGCGACTGGTCAGGAAGCAGAAAAGGAGTCCGGAGAGCAGCAAGCGAACTTCTTGGAGGCCATGAGTCTGAAGTCTTTGACCTTGGCTGAAGATGAGGCCTCCGTGGGAACTCTGGAAAATGGGTCTCTGAGCGAAACCACCAATTATCTGGAGAAAGAAAGTGAGATTGTTGCTGGAGAGAAGAGGATGGAGGTAGATAATATGGTGGCATCGGAAGAGACGTCTGAGGCTTTGAAGATCGAGTCTCTATCTCAGTCTGAAGCTGGCATTCTGTCTGAagatctgcagacagatgcacTGATGGATGAGCTACTCTCATCCGTTTCTGGACACGTGACAGGGTTAACGGAGCATGTAAGAGCTGATATTTTGGATG
- the si:dkey-22n8.3 gene encoding mucin-17 isoform X2: MAAAFVRRGIGLCCINRELCRVVWRRQTALFSSKPSDRQPPRRTHIKKAKPQPAVDVAKLLEQLFSQRRPGTAPPAARPAKASSVPTQPPSTSSVMVSTPNAPPLSKTEPTVSVFPAASSFKHVDADSLLYVTLSTTSGSSPSSTTPASLGSEAAAIECQTSAETIKTKVETATEPVELKPAKALPLSARTVEANAETSSFPAATREPIIETRIESRVEPRLSPAETPEVRAAVVEGPVEPTVDAPTEAVQTKRADSGVVDVSHTAKEEPLIETTIESPVEASRFPVETLETRADVVERPVEPTIDVIVDAAAQKVERKSPDLRAVDISHTATVEPVLETTVEPSLETSTSPLETLENRAALVECAVERTVDGPAQAVQTNSTDSGVVDVSQTTKEDPLIETTIESPVEASHFPVETLESRAALVECAVERTVDATVDAPAQAVQTNSTGPVNLLHTAEGERLIETTIKPSVEAGSSPLEALESRSAVAEGSVETTIEAEADTAPQAVQTNSTDSGPAEEEPLIETIEPAAEASCSSVSEGTIEPTIETEAADNLPRTALIKNAQESAPLPLKNESTVESRSESVAVEEGVSQSEEITFESVTLHVDQALVGSLKTDELLRTKSMLDEKAEKTFQELSVQTGIGADDKAAAETENSSKDESEILTDVLLHRDSLSEDLQEGGSGTLVKERLCHVPAVLSETRGTLKTSSASNPPVGAHGESLQTEEKAPETEAMTLESITSAKGKAEVGGLETDVLRETRNAVENEAVALAKEEKMKVTATIEDVAVFEDTEADILTLDSISEATDAIQAETAVKLEATFGPEQGPRQSPDALLFNQKVGQLDEATGQEAEKESGEQQANFLEAMSLKSLTLAEDEASVGTLENGSLSETTNYLEKESEIVAGEKRMEVDNMVASEETSEALKIESLSQSEAGILSEDLQTDALMDELLSSVSGHVTGLTEHVRADILDDLDPVQRLFLETIREYKNMRRLNGGLLEAEPDYEKSLSEETAKLQRLYGGGDLSSFPQFTFTEPNMDQDSK, from the exons ATGGCCGCTGCATTTGTCAGAAGAGGAATAGGATTATGC tgtattaacagggagTTGTGCAGAGTGGTATGGAGGCGGCAAACTGCACTGTTCAGCTCCAAACCATCAGACAGACAACCCCCCCGCAGGACACACATCA AGAAAGCCAAGCCTCAGCCAGCGGTGGATGTCGCTAAACTCCTGGAGCAGCTCTTCTCCCAGCGCAGGCCGGGCACGGCGCCTCCTGCTG CTCGACCTGCCAAAGCCTCCTCCGTTCCTACCCAACCTCCTTCCACCTCCTcagtgatggtctccaccccaAATGCTCCTCCTTTGTCAAAGACTGAACCAACAGTGTCCGTCTTTCCTGCTGCTTCTAGTTTTAAACACGTTGATGCTGATAGTCTTTTGTATGTGACTCTTTCTACAACCTCAGGTTCCTCTCCAAGCAGCACAACACCGGCATCGTTAGGATCAGAAGCAGCGGCGATAGAATGCCAAACCTCGGCTGAAACAATAAAAACCAAAGTAGAAACGGCCACGGAGCCAGTTGAACTCAAACCTGCCAAAGCACTGCCCTTATCAGCCCGCACGGTGGAGGCCAACGCAGAGACATCATCTTTTCCAGCTGCTACACGAGAACCCATAATAGAAACTAGAATAGAATCACGAGTAGAGCCGCGCCTATCTCCTGCGGAAACACCAGAAGTTAGAGCTGCTGTTGTTGAAGGTCCCGTAGAGCCTACCGTAGATGCTCCAACTGAGGCAGTACAAACCAAACGCGCAGACTCAGGAGTGGTGGATGTCTCACACACTGCCAAAGAAGAACCCCTAATAGAAACTACAATAGAATCCCCAGTAGAAGCCAGCCGTTTTCCTGTGGAAACACTAGAAACTAGAGCCGACGTTGTAGAGCGTCCAGTAGAGCCTACGATAGACGTCATAGTAGATGCAGCAGCTCAGAAAGTAGAAAGAAAAAGCCCAGATTTAAGAGCGGTTGACATTTCACACACTGCAACAGTAGAACCTGTGTTAGAAACTACAGTTGAACCGTCACTAGAGACCAGCACCTCTCCTCTGGAAACACTAGAGAATAGAGCTGCTCTTGTTGAATGTGCAGTAGAGCGTACAGTAGACGGTCCAGCTCAAGCAGTACAAAccaacagcacagactcaggagTGGTTGATGTCTCACAAACTACCAAAGAAGACCCCCTAATAGAAACTACAATAGAATCCCCGGTAGAAGCCAGCCATTTTCCTGTGGAAACACTAGAGAGTAGAGCTGCTCTTGTCGAATGTGCAGTAGAGCGTACAGTAGATGCAACAGTAGATGCTCCAGCTCAAGCGGTACAAACCAACAGCACAGGTCCTGTTAATCTCTTGCACACTGCTGAAGGAGAACGCTTAATAGAAACTACAATAAAGCCATCAGTAGAGGCCGGCTCCTCTCCTCTGGAAGCACTAGAGAGCAGATCTGCTGTTGCTGAGGGGTCAGTAGAAACTACAATAGAGGCAGAAGCAGATACAGCACCTCAAGCAGTACAAAccaacagcacagactcaggtccTGCTGAAGAAGAACCTTTAATAGAAACCATAGAACCAGCAGCAGAGGCCAGCTGCTCTTCTGTTTCTGAAGGTACAATAGAGCCTACGATAGAAACTGAAGCCGCTGATAACCTCCCACGCACTGCCTTAATCAAAAATGCCCAAGAATCTGCGCCCTTGCCTTTGAAAAACGAATCTACAGTAGAATCACGCTCAGAAAGTGTcgctgtggaggagggagtGAGCCAGTCTGAAGAAATTACGTTCGAATCAGTAACGCTCCATGTAGACCAGGCTCTGGTAGGGTCTTTAAAAACCGATGAGCTCCTCCGAACAAAATCGATGCTCGatgaaaaggcagaaaaaacgTTTCAAGAGTTGTCAGTCCAGACGGGGATCGGAGCCGATGACAAAGCCGCAGCTGAAACGGAGAATTCAAGCAAAGACGAGAGCGAGATTTTAACTGACGTTCTTTTACATCGGGACTCTCTGTCTGAGGATCTTCAAGAAGGAGGAAGCGGCACTTTGGTGAAAGAGCGTCTCTGTCACGTTCCTGCGGTGCTTTCCGAAACTCGTGGCACGTTAAAAACCAGTTCAGCCTCCAATCCACCTGTAGGAGCACATGGAGAGTCTTTGCAGACGGAGGAGAAGGCACCCGAAACAGAAGCCATGACGCTGGAATCTATAACTTCAGCGAAAGGGAAGGCTGAAGTTGGAGGCCTTGAAACTGATGTACTGCGAGAAACGAGGAATGCAGTCGAGAACGAAGCTGTTGCACTAGCAAAAGAGGAGAAGATGAAAGTTACTGCCACAATAGAAGACGTTGCAGTTTTCGAGGACACAGAGGCTGACATTTTAACACTTGATTCTATCTCTGAAGCCACCGATGCAATACAAGCAGAAACAGCTGTTAAGCTGGAGGCCACGTTCGGTCCTGAGCAAGGACCGAGGCAGTCTCCTGACGCTTTACTTTTTAACCAAAAAGTGGGGCAACTGGATGAAGCGACTGGTCAGGAAGCAGAAAAGGAGTCCGGAGAGCAGCAAGCGAACTTCTTGGAGGCCATGAGTCTGAAGTCTTTGACCTTGGCTGAAGATGAGGCCTCCGTGGGAACTCTGGAAAATGGGTCTCTGAGCGAAACCACCAATTATCTGGAGAAAGAAAGTGAGATTGTTGCTGGAGAGAAGAGGATGGAGGTAGATAATATGGTGGCATCGGAAGAGACGTCTGAGGCTTTGAAGATCGAGTCTCTATCTCAGTCTGAAGCTGGCATTCTGTCTGAagatctgcagacagatgcacTGATGGATGAGCTACTCTCATCCGTTTCTGGACACGTGACAGGGTTAACGGAGCATGTAAGAGCTGATATTTTGGATG